The window TACGATCAAGGCATTTTGCTCACAGGAGGCTCTTCAATGCTACAAGGGCTTGATCGTTACCTCAGTGAGAAATTAGAAATAAGAGTCAATCCTGTGGAAAACCCTCTGCAAAACATCATTTTAGGGGCAGGGCGGGCAATGGAAGAAGCTCGTTACAGTCCACTTTTAGGCGCTTAAAACGAAGTAATATAGTTACTGAGTTGCTCAATATCTGCATCATTGAAATTTGCTATTTGGGCTTGCATAAGCTTGCCAAGCCCAATTTGATCAATTTCGCCTTTTTTATAACTTTGCAAAAGGATTATGAGAGAAGGCTTATCAAGCCGTTTGATTGGCTCAACTTTCCCTAAATAATTCACCTCACCTTTTTCCCCATGGCAAAAACGGCATGAGTTATACAGTACTTCATTGCTCGCACTCCAAAGGTTTACATGTAAAAGTCCCGCGAGGGCAAAAAGACTAAAATTTTTCAAAAACAACGGTGTTACCTTGTTTGTCAAACGCTAAAACATCGTAGGGTTGTTTCATATTGCCTTGTTCCATTCCAGGAGATCCAAGAGGCATACCGGGAACGGCTAAGCCGATGGCATCTTTAGGAGCATCATTGAGAAAATGCTTGATGCTGCTCGCTGGTGTATGACCTTCGACGATAAAATTACCAATAATTGCAGTGTGACATGAAGCAAGTGGGGCGGGGACATTGTATTTGATTTTCACTTCATTGAGCGCTTCTGTTTCAACGACAGTCACTTTAAAGCCATTTTTTTCCATATGTTTCACCCATTCGCCACAACACCCGCAATATTTGGATTTATAAACAGTAACAGGTGGAAGTGTTTCGGCAAAAAGCGAGATAAAAAAGCCTAAAATGAGGCTGGTTAAAACTATTTTTTTCATACAAAACCTTTTTACATGTAAGATGTTAAATCGTAGCAAATTTCATTAAATAAAAACTAAATATGACGAAAAAAATTATAATTTTAAATTCGCAATTTTTGTTCTCATTTTTTAAAGGATGCAAAAAAGTAAAAAAATGTTAACATTTCATTAATATACGTCTTCTATACTTTTTAAAATCAAACAAAAAGGTAAGAATATGCTTCAAGCACTGCACCTTAAAAAGGTTTATCGCATCGGTGAAATGGTTCAAGAGGTTATCAAAGATTTCTCTTTAGAGATACATGAAGGCGAGTTTATCTCACTGATCGGTCCTAGTGGCAGTGGTAAAAGTACGGTCTTGAATATGCTTGGTTGCCTTGATACGCCCACTGAAGGTGAAATCGTTATCAACAACACTTCCACAACGACCATGAATCGAACACAAAGGGCTAACTTTAGAGGTGAAAACATTGGTTTTATTTTTCAAAGTTTCAATCTTATCCCTGTTTTGAGCGTTTATGAGAATGTTGAATATCCCCTAATTATGGTACAAAATCTCGAGGAAAAAGAGCGCCAGAAAAGAGTTCTAAAGCTTTTAGAGGAGGTTGGGATGTTAGAGCACAAAGATAAAACACCCGATAAAATCTCGGGCGGTCAGATGCAACGTGTCGCCATAGCAAGAGCACTCGTGACCAATCCAAAAATCGTCTTTGCGGACGAACCTACGGCAAATCTTGATACTAAAACAGCACATATGATTATTGAGCTGATGAAAAAAATCCAAAGAGAGCATCAAACCACTTTTGTGTTTGCGACGCATGATGAAAAAATAGTCTCTAATGTGGACAGACTCATCACCATTGTCGATGGTGAAGTTGTCGCAGATCAAAGGATGAGCAAATGAACAATATCCTTAAAATTTCGTATCGAAATCTCAAACGAAACTATCGAAGAACACTTTTAACGGCTTCACTTATTACAATAGGTGTCATCTTTGTACTTATCTACACGGCAATGTCAGGGAGCTTTAAAAGTTACACGGTTGGGCAGATTACCGATTCTTTAATGGGGCATATTCAGATACACAAAAAAGGGTATGTTGCTTCTGTCGATAACCTCCCTCTCGATAAAAACCTCAATGCCAAAATGTTAGAATTTATCGAATCAACGTTAGCGTCTAACCCTTATGTGCAGAGTACCTCTTACCGTATTAAGTTTGGTGCAATGTTTTCTAACTTTACCAGTACGACCAACATCAGACTTAACGCGATTAATCCTAAAGATGAATTTCCAACGTTACCACTGCTTGAAAGTCGAATTTCGGATATGAATGGTACCTTTAAACC is drawn from Sulfurospirillum arsenophilum NBRC 109478 and contains these coding sequences:
- a CDS encoding c-type cytochrome, producing the protein MKNFSLFALAGLLHVNLWSASNEVLYNSCRFCHGEKGEVNYLGKVEPIKRLDKPSLIILLQSYKKGEIDQIGLGKLMQAQIANFNDADIEQLSNYITSF
- a CDS encoding ABC transporter ATP-binding protein, whose product is MLQALHLKKVYRIGEMVQEVIKDFSLEIHEGEFISLIGPSGSGKSTVLNMLGCLDTPTEGEIVINNTSTTTMNRTQRANFRGENIGFIFQSFNLIPVLSVYENVEYPLIMVQNLEEKERQKRVLKLLEEVGMLEHKDKTPDKISGGQMQRVAIARALVTNPKIVFADEPTANLDTKTAHMIIELMKKIQREHQTTFVFATHDEKIVSNVDRLITIVDGEVVADQRMSK
- a CDS encoding DUF411 domain-containing protein; protein product: MKKIVLTSLILGFFISLFAETLPPVTVYKSKYCGCCGEWVKHMEKNGFKVTVVETEALNEVKIKYNVPAPLASCHTAIIGNFIVEGHTPASSIKHFLNDAPKDAIGLAVPGMPLGSPGMEQGNMKQPYDVLAFDKQGNTVVFEKF